One window of Medicago truncatula cultivar Jemalong A17 chromosome 2, MtrunA17r5.0-ANR, whole genome shotgun sequence genomic DNA carries:
- the LOC11443601 gene encoding lysine--tRNA ligase, cytoplasmic encodes MEQPPSDPPVTAPAASETISKNALKREQKKREREEEKRKKDEEKARRAAEMRSAQENRPAAADEEDMDPTQYLENRLKYLSTEKEEGRNPYPHKFSATMTIKQYIKEYEGLSDGQHLDDVSVSLTGKIMHKRSSGAKLVFYDLHDDGFKVQVMADASKSDLNEAGFDKVHSNVKRGDIVGITGFPGKSRKGELSIFPKTFVVLSHCLHMMPRQKSAAAAAADNAWLPGKTRNPEAYTLKDQETRYRLRHLDLMLNTEVREIFRTRSKIISYVRSFLDKLDFLEVETPMMNMIAGGAAARPFVTHHNDLNMRLFMRIAPELYLKKLVVGGLNRVYEIGKQFRNEGIDLTHNPEFTTCEFYMAYKDYYDLMEITENMLSGMVYELTKGSYKIKYHADGLDKDPIEIDFTPPFRRIDMIEGLEEMAGLSIPKDLTSAEANQYLRDACLKYEIKCPPPETTARLLDKLVGHFLEETCVNPTFIINHPEIMSPLAKWHRTKPGLTERFELFINKHELANAYTELNDPVVQRQRFADQLKDRQSGDDEAMALDETFCTALEYGLPPTAGWGLGIDRLTMLLTDSQNIKEVLLFPAMKPQDVVSQLNHLQV; translated from the exons ATGGAACAACCTCCTTCCGATCCTCCGGTCACCGCCCCCGCAGCGAGCGAAACCATAAGCAAAAA TGCACTGAAGCGTGAACAAAAGAAAAgggagagagaagaagaaaagaggaaaaaggACGAGGAAAAAGCCAGAAGG GCTGCTGAAATGAGAAGTGCCCAAGAGAACAGACCTGCAGCTGCTGATGAGGAAGATATGGATCCAACG CAATACTTGGAGAACAGGCTCAAGTATCTTTCTACTGAAAAGGAAGAAGGGAGAAACCCATATCCACACAAATTCTCTGCCACTATGACTATTAAACAATATATCAAGGAATATGAAGGTTTAAGTGATGGGCAACATCTTGACGATGTTTCTGTGTCTTTGACTG GCAAAATCATGCACAAACGTTCCTCTGGTGCAAAGCTCGTCTTTTATGACCTTCATGATGATGGTTTCAAGGTTCAGGTTATGGCCGATGCAAG TAAATCGGACTTAAATGAGGCTGGGTTTGACAAAGTCCATTCTAATGTGAAGCGTGGTGATATTGTTGGCATCACAGGGTTTCCAG GCAAAAGCAGGAAGGGAGAGCTTAGTATTTTCCCCAAAACTTTTGTGGTGCTGTCTCATTGTCTGCATATGATGCCTAGGCAAAAatctgctgctgctgctgctgctgatAACGCATGGCTACCAGGAAAGACCAGGAATCCCGAAGCATACACTCTGAAAGACCAG GAAACTAGATATCGGTTACGCCATTTGGATTTGATGCTTAATACAGAGGTTCGAGAAATATTCAGGACTAGGTCTAAAATCATTTCTTACGTTAGGAGTTTTCTGGacaagcttgatttcttggag GTTGAAACACCTATGATGAACATGATTGCTGGTGGTGCTGCTGCTCGGCCATTTGTAACTCATCATAATGACCTTAACATGAGATTATTCATGAGAATTGCTCCAGAACTCTATCTCAAGAAGTTGGTTGTTGGTGGTCTGAACCGTGTTTATGAAATTGGTAAACAATTTAGGAATGAGGGCATAGATTTGACTCATAATCCTGAATTTACTACCTGTGAGTTCTATATGGCTTACAAGGACTACTACGACTTAATGGAGATAACAGAGAACATGTTGAGCG GTATGGTGTATGAACTTACAAAAGGCAGCTATAAAATCAAGTATCATGCAGATGGTCTTGACAAGGATCCTATTGAAATCGACTTTACTCCACCATTCAG AAGGATTGACATGATTGAAGGACTAGAGGAGATGGCAGGCCTCAGTATTCCTAAAGACTTGACGAGTGCTGAAGCTAATCAATATCTAAGGGATGCCTGCTTGAAGTACGAAATCAAATGTCCCCCTCCTGAAACAACTGCACGTTTGTTGGATAAG CTTGTGGGGCACTTTTTGGAGGAAACATGTGTCAATCCTACATTCATCATAAACCACCCAGAGATAATGAGTCCTTTGGCGAAGTGGCACAGAACAAAACCAGGCCTGACTGAACGTTTTGAATTGTTTATCAACAAACATGAG CTTGCTAACGCGTATACTGAATTGAATGACCCTGTGGTACAACGGCAAAGATTTGCTGATCAACTCAAG GATCGGCAATCAGGTGACGACGAAGCAATGGCCTTGGACGAAACATTTTGCACGGCTTTGGAGTATGGTTTGCCACCAACTGCTGGTTGGGGTTTGGGTATTGATCGGTTGACTATGTTATTGACTGATTCACAAAATATCAAG GAGGTTCTTCTCTTCCCTGCCATGAAACCTCAAGATGTCGTGTCCCAATTAAATCATTTACAG GTATAA
- the LOC11443600 gene encoding pentatricopeptide repeat-containing protein At2g18940, chloroplastic yields the protein MLQSSMEGTLFPNRPVLPLPTKKPTQALKFKPTFSHSPPPTPSQQSQSQTQTPPSFPIDSLLHHLKHLSSTPIITHTQTLVPNNNNNNTHFTSLQIQLDEKDENLQQGHTKRPTSSSVDYNHFDDVKFGFLSGKSKFMLNCIVGSSLNDLIEFFNSVKGELLESDITGLLKGLDLSGNWERAFLLFEWVWLNFGSENMKVDDQSVEFMVKMLGRESQYSIASKLFDIIPVEEYSLDVKACTTVLHAYARTGKYKRAIEIFEKMKETGLDPTLVTYNVMLDVYGKMGRAWSMILELLDEMRSKGLEFDEFTCTTVISACGREGILDEARRFFDDLKLNGYKPGTATYNSMLQVFGKAGVYTEALNILKEMEDNNCEPDAITYNELVAAYVRAGFHDEGAAVIDTMASKGVMPNAITYTTVINAYGKAGDADKALEVFGQMKELGCVPNVCTYNNVLVLLGKRSRSEDMIKILCDMKLNGCPPDRITWNTMLAVCGEKGKQKFVSQVLREMKNCGFEPDKETFNTLISAYGRCGSEVDVAKMYGEMVAAGFTPCITTYNALLNALARRGNWKAAESVVLDMRKKGFKPNETSYSLLLHCYSKAGNVRGLEKVEMEIYDGHVFPSWMLLRTLVLTNYKCRQLKGMERAFHQLQNNGYKLDMVVINSMLSMFVRNQKLEKAHEMLDVIHVSGLQPNLVTYNSLIDLYARVGDCWKAEEMLKDIQNSGISPDVVSYNTVIKGFCKKGLVQEAIRILSEMTANGVQPCPITFNTFMSCYAGNGLFAEADEVIRYMIEHGCMPNELTYKIVIDGYIKAKKHKEAMDFVSKIKEIDISFDDQSLKKLASCIRESLGS from the coding sequence ATGCTTCAATCATCAATGGAAGGTACCCTCTTCCCTAATAGACCAGTTCTTCCACTCCCCACTAAAAAACCAACCCAAGCATTGAAATTCAAACCAACATTTTCACATTCTCCACCACCAACACCATCACAACAATCACaatcacaaacacaaacaccaCCTTCATTTCCCATAGattctcttcttcatcatctcaAACACCTTTCTTCAACTCCTATAATCACTCACACACAAACACTTGTCcctaataacaataacaataacaccCATTTCACTTCTCTCCAAATTCAACTtgatgaaaaagatgaaaatctTCAACAGGGTCATACAAAACGACCCACTTCGTCTTCTGTTGATTATAACCATTTTGATGATgtaaagtttggatttttatcgGGAAAAAGTAAGTTTATGCTGAATTGCATTGTTGGGTCGTCTTTGAATGACTTGATTGAGTTTTTCAACTCTGTGAAAGGTGAGTTACTTGAATCTGATATTACTGGTTTGTTGAAGGGTTTGGATCTTTCTGGGAATTGGGAGAGagcttttttgttgtttgaatgGGTTTGGTTGAATTTTGGGTCTGAAAATATGAAGGTGGATGATCAATCTGTTGAATTTATGGTTAAGATGTTAGGTAGAGAATCACAATATTCAATTGCTTCTAAGTTGTTTGATATAATTCCTGTTGAAGAATATTCACTTGATGTTAAGGCTTGTACTACTGTTCTTCATGCTTATGCGCGAACCGGGAAGTATAAACGGGCTATTGAGATTTTTGAGAAGATGAAGGAGACTGGTCTTGATCCAACTTTGGTTACTTACAATGTTATGCTTGATGTTTATGGGAAGATGGGTCGGGCTTGGAGTATGATTTTGGAGTTGTTGGATGAGATGAGGAGTAAAGGGCTTGAGTTTGATGAGTTTACGTGTACCACTGTGATATCTGCTTGTGGGAGAGAGGGTATACTTGATGAAGCAAGGAGgttttttgatgatttgaaaTTGAATGGATATAAACCGGGAACGGCTACATATAACTCGATGTTGCAGGTTTTTGGGAAGGCTGGAGTTTACACAGAGGCATTGAACATCTTAAAAGAAATGGAGGATAATAATTGTGAGCCGGATGCTATTACTTACAATGAGCTTGTGGCAGCGTATGTAAGAGCCGGGTTTCATGATGAAGGGGCTGCTGTCATTGATACAATGGCAAGTAAAGGAGTTATGCCGAATGCTATTACGTATACTACTGTGATAAATGCCTATGGTAAGGCGGGAGATGCAGACAAGGCGTTAGAGGTGTTTGGTCAGATGAAGGAGTTGGGATGTGTTCCTAATGTATGCACGTATAACAATGTTCTTGTGTTGCTAGGCAAGAGGTCAAGATCAGAAGACATGATTAAGATTCTCTGCGACATGAAATTGAATGGTTGTCCTCCTGATCGCATAACATGGAACACGATGCTTGCTGTATGTGGTGAGAAGGGTAAGCAAAAATTTGTTAGCCAGGTTTTAAGGGAAATGAAAAACTGTGGCTTTGAGCCTGACAAAGAGACGTTCAATACATTAATTAGTGCCTATGGTCGGTGTGGATCCGAAGTTGATGTTGCAAAAATGTACGGTGAAATGGTTGCTGCAGGATTTACTCCATGCATAACAACTTACAATGCTCTTCTAAACGCTCTTGCGAGGCGAGGCAATTGGAAAGCGGCCGAATCAGTCGTTCTCGACATGCGGAAAAAGGGATTTAAGCCTAATGAAACTTCGTACTCACTTTTGCTTCATTGTTATTCTAAAGCTGGGAATGTCAGGGGTTTAGAGAAGGTTGAGATGGAAATTTATGATGGTCACGTCTTTCCTAGCTGGATGCTTTTGAGAACCCTTGTCCTTACAAACTACAAGTGCAGACAGCTTAAGGGAATGGAAAGGGCATTTCATCAGTTGCAAAATAATGGATACAAACTCGATATGGTTGTGATTAACTCCATGCTTTCGATGTTTGTCCGAAACCAGAAGCTCGAGAAGGCTCATGAAATGTTAGATGTCATTCACGTAAGCGGGTTGCAGCCGAATCTTGTGACATATAATAGCTTGATAGACTTGTATGCCCGAGTTGGCGATTGTTGGAAAGCAGAAGAAATGCTCAAGGATATTCAAAACTCCGGTATAAGTCCAGACGTTGTGTCGTACAATACCGTCATCAAAGGATTTTGTAAAAAAGGGCTCGTGCAGGAAGCTATAAGAATTCTTTCAGAGATGACCGCTAATGGAGTTCAACCATGTCCTATTACATTCAATACTTTCATGTCATGCTATGCAGGGAATGGGCTTTTTGCTGAAGCAGATGAAGTCATTAGATATATGATTGAACATGGTTGCATGCCAAATGAGCTAACTTACAAGATTGTAATTGATGGTTATATTAaagcaaaaaaacataaagaagcAATGGACTTTGTGTCTAAGATTAAAGAGATTGATATCTCTTTCGATGATCAATCTTTAAAAAAGCTAGCTTCTTGCATTAGGGAGAGTTTGGGGTCTTGA